Part of the Faecalibacterium duncaniae genome, ACAGGGCCTCTGCCTGCCGGACATTCAGCTCATGGTCGGCAATGATCTGTGCCGCCTGCTCCTGCAGCTCCGGGGTGGGCAGGCCCAGCACCACCTTTGCGTGGCCGGTGGTGAGGAAACCGCCCTTCAGCAGCTCCAACACCGTTTCGGGCAGGTTGAGCAGACGCAGGCTGTTGGCCAGCGCACTGCGGCTCTTGCCCAGTTTGCGGGCGGCCTGCTCCTGGGTCAGGTCACAGCGGGTCATCAGCTCCCGGATGCCCAGTGCTTCTTCCACCGGGTCCAGATCCTCGCGCTGAAGGTTTTCCACCAGCGCCAGCTCCATGGCCTGCTCATCTGTGACATCCTTCACGACGACAGGAGCCTCGGTCAGGCCCGCCATCCGGCAGGCACGCCAACGGCGCTCACCGGCCACGATGAGATAGCGGTCCACCCCGTGGGGCCGCACCGCGATGGGCTGCAGCAAACCGTGCTCTGAGATGCTGGCCGCCAGCTCTGCCAGCGTTTCCTCATCAAAGGTCTTGCGGGGCTGGGCCGGGTCCGGCTCGATCTCCCGCAGGGGCAGTGTCTCGATCCGGTTATCGGACTCAAAACTGGGGGCTGTGTCCTCAAACAGACTTTCCAGGCCCCGGCCCAGTCCTCCTCTTTTTTTTGCCATAGGTTACGCTTCCCCCTGCTTCACTTGTTCCAGTGCGCTTTTCTGCTCGGCGGGGGCACTGTTCCCTTTTGTGCGGCGGCGTGCCGGTTCATGCGGGCGGTTGTTCTTTACGAACTCAATGGCGAGATCCATATAAGCCTCGCTGCCCTTGCCCTTGGGCTCATAGAAATTGATGGGCTGGCCGTAGCTGGGCGCTTCCGAGATGCGGATGGTACGCGGGATGGTGGTCTTGTAGACCTTGGTGCCAAAATACTTTTTGACCTGATCCACCACCTGCAGCGTCAGGTTGAACCGCCCGGAGAACATGGTGAACACCACGCCCTCG contains:
- a CDS encoding ParB/RepB/Spo0J family partition protein → MAKKRGGLGRGLESLFEDTAPSFESDNRIETLPLREIEPDPAQPRKTFDEETLAELAASISEHGLLQPIAVRPHGVDRYLIVAGERRWRACRMAGLTEAPVVVKDVTDEQAMELALVENLQREDLDPVEEALGIRELMTRCDLTQEQAARKLGKSRSALANSLRLLNLPETVLELLKGGFLTTGHAKVVLGLPTPELQEQAAQIIADHELNVRQAEALCKKLAKPPKEPVEPAPRGTLPVEVEESLKQALGSEVNVAYHDGKGKLTVHFYSDEQLKAFANLLGQYQVED